A single region of the Maylandia zebra isolate NMK-2024a linkage group LG17, Mzebra_GT3a, whole genome shotgun sequence genome encodes:
- the ttll1 gene encoding polyglutamylase complex subunit TTLL1 isoform X3 produces the protein MSGKVKWVTDIEKSVLINNFEKREWIQVTENDDWNFYWMSIQTIRNVFSVDTGYRLSDDQMVNHFPNHYELTRKDLMIKNIKRYRKELEKESSPLAEKDENGKYIYLDFVPVTFMLPADYNLFVEEFRKNPSSTWIMKPCGKAQGKGIFLINKLSQIKKWSRDSRTSTFVAASSGKEAYVISLYIDNPLLIGGKKFDLRLYVLVTTYRPLKCYMYKLGFCRFCTVKYTPSTSELDNMFVHLTNVAIQKHGDDYNHVHGGKWTVSNLRLYLESTRGKEVTNRLFDQIHWIVVQSLKAVAPVMNNDKHCFECYGYDIIIDDKLKPWLIEVNASPSLTSSTANDRILKYNLINDTLNIVTPNGDIPDCRWNRSPPREALGNYQILSAGRAEDHNMDTTSYP, from the exons ATGTCCGGTAAGGTTAAGTGGGTGACAGATATTGAGAAATCAGTGCTTATCAACAACTTTGAGAAAAGGGAATGGATTCAAGTTACAGAAAACGACGACTGGAATTTCTACTG GATGAGCATCCAGACCATCAGGAATGTGTTCAGCGTGGACACTGGTTACCGCCTGTCAGATGACCAGATGGTTAACCACTTCCCCAATCATTATGAGCTGACTAGGAAGGACCTGATGATCAAGAACATCAAACGCTATCGCAAGGAGCTGGAGAAAGAAAGCAGTCCGTTAGCGGAGAAAGACGAGAATGGAAAATACATTTATCTGG ATTTCGTCCCGGTGACGTTCATGCTTCCTGCTGATTATAACCTCTTTGTGGAGGAGTTTCGTAAGAATCCATCCAGCACCTGGATAATGAAGCCCTGCGGGAAGGCCCAGGGGAAAGGCATCTTCCTCATTAACAAGCTGTCCCAGATTAAAAAGTGGTCGAGAGACAGCCGCACCTCAAC GTTTGTAGCAGCATCTAGTGGCAAGGAAGCTTATGTCATCTCTCTGTACATTGACAACCCTCTGCTGATAGGGGGGAAGAAGTTTGACCTGCGTCTTTATGTCCTGGTGACCACATATCGACCCCTGAAATGCTACAT GTACAAGCTGGGCTTCTGCCGGTTCTGCACAGTGAAGTACACACCCAGCACCAGCGAACTGGACAACATGTTTGTGCACCTCACTAACGTGGCCATCCAAAAACATGGG GATGACTACAACCATGTCCATGGAGGGAAGTGGACGGTCAGTAACCTCCGTTTGTACTTAGAGAGCACCAGAGGAAAGGAGGTGACAAACAGGTTGTTTGACCAGATCCACTGGATCGTGGTGCAGTCACTGAAGGCTGTAGCT CCTGTGATGAACAATGACAAGCACTGTTTCGAGTGTTACGGGTATGACATCATTATTGATGACAAGTTGAAGCCATGGCTTATTGAG GTCAACGCCTCTCCCTCGTTGACATCCAGCACAGCCAATGACCGCATCCTTAAGTACAACCTCATCAATGACACCCTCAACATCGTAACACCCAATGGGGATATTCCAGACTGCCGCTGGAATCGGAGTCCGCCTAGAGAGGCCCTGGGCAACTATCAAATCCT CTCAGCTGGTAGAGCAGAGGACCATAACATGGATACAACGTCATATCCTTAG
- the ttll1 gene encoding polyglutamylase complex subunit TTLL1 isoform X1, with protein MSGKVKWVTDIEKSVLINNFEKREWIQVTENDDWNFYWMSIQTIRNVFSVDTGYRLSDDQMVNHFPNHYELTRKDLMIKNIKRYRKELEKESSPLAEKDENGKYIYLDFVPVTFMLPADYNLFVEEFRKNPSSTWIMKPCGKAQGKGIFLINKLSQIKKWSRDSRTSTFVAASSGKEAYVISLYIDNPLLIGGKKFDLRLYVLVTTYRPLKCYMYKLGFCRFCTVKYTPSTSELDNMFVHLTNVAIQKHGDDYNHVHGGKWTVSNLRLYLESTRGKEVTNRLFDQIHWIVVQSLKAVAPVMNNDKHCFECYGYDIIIDDKLKPWLIEVNASPSLTSSTANDRILKYNLINDTLNIVTPNGDIPDCRWNRSPPREALGNYQILYDEEQAQSENAERDLRSRSGQSLGSKGTKGSAGVRPTAATWK; from the exons ATGTCCGGTAAGGTTAAGTGGGTGACAGATATTGAGAAATCAGTGCTTATCAACAACTTTGAGAAAAGGGAATGGATTCAAGTTACAGAAAACGACGACTGGAATTTCTACTG GATGAGCATCCAGACCATCAGGAATGTGTTCAGCGTGGACACTGGTTACCGCCTGTCAGATGACCAGATGGTTAACCACTTCCCCAATCATTATGAGCTGACTAGGAAGGACCTGATGATCAAGAACATCAAACGCTATCGCAAGGAGCTGGAGAAAGAAAGCAGTCCGTTAGCGGAGAAAGACGAGAATGGAAAATACATTTATCTGG ATTTCGTCCCGGTGACGTTCATGCTTCCTGCTGATTATAACCTCTTTGTGGAGGAGTTTCGTAAGAATCCATCCAGCACCTGGATAATGAAGCCCTGCGGGAAGGCCCAGGGGAAAGGCATCTTCCTCATTAACAAGCTGTCCCAGATTAAAAAGTGGTCGAGAGACAGCCGCACCTCAAC GTTTGTAGCAGCATCTAGTGGCAAGGAAGCTTATGTCATCTCTCTGTACATTGACAACCCTCTGCTGATAGGGGGGAAGAAGTTTGACCTGCGTCTTTATGTCCTGGTGACCACATATCGACCCCTGAAATGCTACAT GTACAAGCTGGGCTTCTGCCGGTTCTGCACAGTGAAGTACACACCCAGCACCAGCGAACTGGACAACATGTTTGTGCACCTCACTAACGTGGCCATCCAAAAACATGGG GATGACTACAACCATGTCCATGGAGGGAAGTGGACGGTCAGTAACCTCCGTTTGTACTTAGAGAGCACCAGAGGAAAGGAGGTGACAAACAGGTTGTTTGACCAGATCCACTGGATCGTGGTGCAGTCACTGAAGGCTGTAGCT CCTGTGATGAACAATGACAAGCACTGTTTCGAGTGTTACGGGTATGACATCATTATTGATGACAAGTTGAAGCCATGGCTTATTGAG GTCAACGCCTCTCCCTCGTTGACATCCAGCACAGCCAATGACCGCATCCTTAAGTACAACCTCATCAATGACACCCTCAACATCGTAACACCCAATGGGGATATTCCAGACTGCCGCTGGAATCGGAGTCCGCCTAGAGAGGCCCTGGGCAACTATCAAATCCT GTATGACGAAGAGCAGGCGCAGAGCGAGAATGCTGAGCGTGACCTGCGGAGCCGTTCCGGTCAGTCACTTGGGTCAAAGGGCACCAAGGGGAGTGCAGGCGTTCGCCCTACTGCCGCCACCTGGAAGTGA